In Spodoptera frugiperda isolate SF20-4 chromosome 12, AGI-APGP_CSIRO_Sfru_2.0, whole genome shotgun sequence, a single window of DNA contains:
- the LOC118263139 gene encoding uncharacterized protein LOC118263139: protein MLSELYDNTEDTYITYTCLIKSMLAKYDVPKATIPEPGGNHTVINCKKPTTCKLCHKRHHSLLHPNLDGTNKRDTASKPAVVEASPSTSSAPVVSCISTNTVPVPGQVLLATALVKAESKTGNYQVVRALLDQGSQACFVTEDTVQFLRLKKIPIHGMVSGLGQKSTIAKYMVNITIQSRVDSGFKLNFNAYVISKITSYLPDQALNKNTFNWLDITNLQLADPQFNQPSKIDILLSADVYGCIIKTGIIKSPTATLIAQNTTLGWILSGVVHRSNINNSSSYTQPCVSVAHAQFNLDQILKQFWEIQDQTSTKKVLSPEEQQCEDFYKATTKRRADGRYEVRLPFRVEDPQCTAGDSRAIAENRLKSLEKRLAKNTELKEKYTDVIEEYLRLGHLRPVKQDDGKKEIAVYLPHHAVVREDKTTTKVRVVFNASQKNNRGVSLNDTLMVGPTLQAELRHTIMRWRTHSIGLVGDIIKMYRQIRVADEDAMFQRILWRSSPNESIKDYELVTVTFGTASAPYLAVRTLHQIAYDEGDEYPLVSEKVLSCYYMDDLLTGCDDVTTGIQIYKQMKELLAKGGFELQKWSTNNKELLDQINTIEYKVESNEENESKAKDRDQKELEMKLDNTMKILGLTWDRNDDSFRYTVHLPPLQNTPATKRTVISDIARLFDPLGWLAPTIVVAKIFIQKLWLAGLGWDEPLTKNLTEEWRTYREELTLLTEVHIPRWLGTTIETDVELHGFCDASKVAYSAVVYMRLTKDVGEVKVSLLAAKTRVAPIKQVSIPRLELCGAVLLSQLLMETAEVLNIPKDKVKAWTDSTVVLAWINSHPSKWKTFVANRTSEILTTMTASQWFHVSTKDNPADVASRGLSPGLFTQNTMWFSGPQFLKEKEIIYIRPKDLEINLEQSIKTHPVPFCTRTWFRSWLTILWMVYHSQKREVTVTDHMPKDAAVLSPYRAHCNRMLHRVLRVLFAVKAGRVVDMDLVERTM from the exons ATGTTATCGGAATTATATGATAATACAGAAGACACATACATCACATACACATGTCTGATTAAGTCTATGCTTGCTAAATATGATGTTCCTAAGGCTACTATTCCTGAACCTG gAGGCAATCACACGGTAATAAACTGTAAGAAGCCAACAACTTGCAAACTTTGCCATAAGCGTCATCATTCCTTGCTGCACCCAAATCTGGACGGTACTAACAAAAGAGATACTGCATCAAAACCTGCTGTCGTTGAAGCTAGTCCTTCGACTAGTTCTGCTCCAGTAGTCTCTTGCATATCTACCAACACGGTTCCTGTTCCTGGACAAGTTTTACTAGCTACTGCTCTAGTAAAAGCGGAGTCCAAGACGGGTAACTATCAGGTAGTAAGAGCTCTGTTGGACCAAGGTTCACAGGCTTGTTTTGTGACCGAGGACACAGTGCAGTTCTTAAGGCTTAAGAAAATTCCCATACATGGAATGGTGTCAGGATTAGGTCAGAAGTCAACTATAGCGAAATATATGGTGAATATAACTATTCAATCCAGGGTAGATTcaggttttaaattaaatttcaacgCTTACGTCATTAGTAAAATTACTTCATATTTACCGGATCAagccttaaataaaaatacttttaactgGCTCGATATCACCAACTTACAGTTGGCCGACCCACAGTTCAATCAACCtagtaaaattgatattttactaAGTGCAGATGTTTATGGTTGCATAATAAAAACAGGCATAATCAAAAGTCCAACTGCTACTTTAATTGCTCAGAACACCACATTAGGATGGATTCTATCTGGTGTAGTACATAGGTCAAACATTAACAATAGTTCAAGTTATACACAACCATGCGTTAGTGTAGCTCACGCTCAGTTCAATTTAGATCAAATTCTTAAACAGTTTTGGGAAATTCAAGATCAGACTAGTACAAAAAAGGTTCTTTCGCCAGAAGAACAACAATGTGAAGACTTTTACAAGGCCACAACTAAAAGAAGAGCAGACGGTAGATATGAAGTCCGGTTACCATTCCGAGTTGAGGATCCGCAGTGCACAGCAGGTGATTCTCGCGCTATAGCTGAAAACAGATTAAAATCATTAGAGAAAAGGTTGGCAAAGAACACTGAGCTAAAGGAAAAGTACACGGATGTAATTGAAGAATACTTACGTTTAGGGCACCTGCGACCTGTGAAACAAGATGACggtaaaaaagaaatagctGTGTATTTACCCCATCACGCCGTCGTAAGAGAAGACAAAACCACTACTAAGGTTCGAGTTGTGTTCAATGCATCCCAAAAGAACAATAGAGGAGTGTCTTTAAATGATACTTTGATGGTTGGACCAACACTACAAGCGGAGTTGAGGCACACAATTATGAGATGGAGAACTCACTCTATTGGACTGGTAGGAGATATAATTAAGATGTATCGTCAAATTAGAGTGGCTGATGAGGATGCTATGTTTCAAAGGATACTCTGGCGGAGCAGTCCTAACGAGTCGATCAAAGACTATGAACTCGTAACAGTTACTTTTGGAACAGCGTCGGCACCTTACCTGGCAGTCAGAACTCTCCATCAAATTGCTTACGACGAAGGCGACGAATATCCTCTCGTGTCTGAAAAGGTACTAAGTTGCTACTATATGGATGATTTACTGACTGGATGCGATGACGTAACTACCGGCATCCAAATCTACAAGCAAATGAAAGAACTTTTAGCCAAAGGAGGATTCGAACTTCAAAAGTGGAGCACTAACAATAAAGAGTTATTAGATCAAATtaatacaatagaatataaaGTAGAGAGCAACGAAGAAAATGAGAGTAAAGCTAAAGATAGAGATCAAAAGGAATTAGAAATGAAATTAGATAATACTATGAAGATCTTGGGACTTACCTGGGATCGTAATGATGACTCCTTCCGGTACACCGTCCATCTTCCGCCGCTTCAGAATACACCTGCAACAAAAAGAACTGTAATCTCTGATATAGCTAGATTATTCGACCCATTGGGTTGGTTAGCGCCCACAATAGTTGTAGCTAAAATctttatacaaaaattatggCTCGCGGGTCTCGGTTGGGATGAACCACTTACTAAAAATTTAACTGAAGAATGGCGTACTTATCGGGAAGAGCTAACATTACTTACAGAAGTTCATATACCTCGTTGGCTGGGGACAACCATAGAAACCGACGTAGAGCTCCATGGATTTTGTGACGCGTCGAAGGTAGCATATTCCGCTGTAGTATACATGCGACTAACTAAAGACGTAGGAGAGGTCAAGGTGTCATTGTTGGCTGCAAAGACTCGCGTGGCACCAATAAAACAAGTAAGCATTCCTCGCCTAGAGCTGTGTGGGGCAGTTCTCCTGTCACAACTATTGATGGAAACTGCTGAGGTGTTGAATATACCCAAGGATAAGGTTAAAGCGTGGACAGACTCTACTGTGGTGTTAGCCTGGATCAACAGCCACCCCAGTAAATGGAAAACCTTTGTCGCCAATAGGACATCCGAAATCTTAACCACAATGACGGCTTCGCAGTGGTTCCACGTGTCGACTAAAGATAATCCAGCGGATGTTGCCTCGCGAGGGTTGTCACCAGGGTTGTTTACGCAAAATACAATGTGGTTTTCAGGACCACAGTTTCTGAAagaaaaggaaattatttatatcagacCAAAAGATTTAGAGATCAATTTAGAACAGTCGATTAAGACTCAT